A region of Rhodoferax potami DNA encodes the following proteins:
- a CDS encoding alpha-hydroxy acid oxidase, translated as MPVITNIEDLRVLAQKRVPRMFYDYADSGSWTEGTYRANEEDFQKIKLRQRVAVNMENRTTATTMVGTVAKMPVAIAPVGLTGMQHADGEIHAARAAEKFGIPFTLSTMSICSIEDIAENTTAPFWFQLYMMRDRNAMAKMIERARAARCSALVLTLDLQVIGQRHKDLKNGLSAPPRPSIGNIINLATKPRWCLGMLGTKRHTFRNLVGHVESVSDMKSLAAWTNEQFDPRLSWDDVKWVKEKWGGKLILKGIQDVEDAVLAAQSGADAIVVSNHGGRQLDGAPSSISALPAIVAAVGDQLEVWMDGGIRSGQDVLKAWALGAKGTMIGRAMVYGLGAMGEAGVTKALQIIHKELDVTMAFCGHTNIQNVDRNILVPGTY; from the coding sequence ATGCCTGTGATCACGAATATTGAAGACTTGCGCGTTCTGGCCCAAAAGCGGGTGCCCCGCATGTTTTACGACTACGCCGACTCCGGCTCCTGGACCGAAGGCACATACCGTGCCAATGAAGAAGATTTCCAGAAGATCAAGCTGCGCCAGCGGGTCGCCGTGAACATGGAAAACCGCACCACTGCCACCACCATGGTGGGCACCGTGGCCAAAATGCCAGTGGCGATTGCGCCCGTGGGCCTGACAGGCATGCAACACGCCGATGGCGAGATCCACGCGGCGCGGGCTGCCGAGAAGTTCGGTATTCCCTTCACGCTGTCCACCATGAGCATTTGCTCCATTGAGGACATTGCTGAAAACACCACGGCACCCTTCTGGTTCCAGCTCTACATGATGCGGGACCGCAACGCCATGGCCAAGATGATCGAGCGAGCCCGTGCTGCGCGCTGCAGCGCCCTGGTGCTGACGCTGGACCTGCAAGTCATCGGCCAGCGCCACAAAGACCTGAAAAACGGCCTCAGCGCGCCACCCCGCCCCTCCATTGGCAACATCATCAACCTGGCCACCAAGCCGCGCTGGTGCCTGGGCATGTTGGGCACCAAGCGCCACACCTTCCGCAACCTGGTGGGGCATGTGGAGTCGGTGAGCGACATGAAGTCCCTGGCCGCCTGGACCAACGAGCAGTTCGACCCCCGCCTCTCGTGGGACGACGTGAAATGGGTCAAAGAGAAATGGGGTGGCAAGCTCATCCTCAAAGGCATTCAGGACGTGGAAGACGCCGTATTGGCCGCCCAGAGCGGTGCCGACGCGATTGTGGTGAGCAACCACGGCGGCCGCCAGCTCGATGGTGCACCCAGCAGCATCAGCGCACTGCCGGCCATCGTGGCGGCGGTGGGCGACCAACTGGAAGTCTGGATGGATGGCGGCATTCGCAGCGGCCAAGACGTGCTCAAAGCCTGGGCCCTAGGCGCCAAGGGCACCATGATCGGCCGCGCCATGGTGTATGGCCTGGGGGCCATGGGCGAAGCCGGAGTGACCAAGGCGCTGCAAATCATCCACAAAGAGCTGGATGTGACCATGGCTTTCTGCGGCCACACCAACATCCAGAACGTGGACCGCAACATTCTGGTGCCGGGCACCTACTGA